A genomic stretch from Natronomonas gomsonensis includes:
- a CDS encoding DUF7521 family protein has product MVHTQSTAGIQLAIAVVKTLILVVGGVVTYLAWSAYRRTGDRSLKFLSVGFAFVGVGVLIAGFTFEILGTDIGIGVLIEGLFILTGLSIIAYSLRVQ; this is encoded by the coding sequence ATGGTTCACACGCAATCTACGGCCGGAATTCAACTCGCCATCGCAGTCGTAAAGACCCTCATCCTCGTCGTCGGCGGCGTCGTGACGTATCTCGCCTGGAGTGCCTACCGCCGGACCGGCGACCGGTCGCTGAAGTTCCTCTCGGTCGGATTCGCCTTCGTCGGCGTCGGCGTCCTCATCGCGGGGTTTACGTTCGAAATACTCGGGACGGACATCGGCATCGGCGTGCTCATTGAGGGCCTGTTCATCCTCACCGGCCTGAGCATCATTGCCTACTCGTTGCGCGTGCAGTGA
- a CDS encoding multicopper oxidase domain-containing protein, which yields MTDNIGAPGTDFSRRDFVKATGTIGVAGLAGCSTGYQGPAQQSAGTQDGEQLPLAGAPQVVDVHEQNNQVTLRSVTSRLAAHPGDSMGGPVELPAVWAWQADDRMPSVPGPVIRTVEGEDIEVTLDNTDAIHPHTLHFHGVRKTWENDGVPTTTGITVAPGEKHTYEIPANVPGTHLYHCHYQTHRHIDMGMYGVFRVDPEGYERADQELFMTLKDWDSRLNRQIAGEDVSYSPRDRSPDVFTINGRSAPRTLHPEDGSPVIVSQGDTVRLHLANNGYMSHPIHTHNHRFRLVQKDGSDVPEAAQYEQDIVNVAPAERKTIEFEADADPGIYLIHCHKVSHAMNGDSYPGGMVGAIVYEEAMDTDLFAQLMDYAGYEG from the coding sequence ATGACTGACAACATTGGCGCACCCGGAACGGATTTCTCGCGCCGAGATTTCGTGAAAGCGACTGGAACTATCGGCGTGGCGGGTCTCGCGGGCTGTTCGACTGGCTATCAGGGCCCGGCGCAGCAGTCGGCAGGAACCCAAGACGGTGAGCAACTGCCGCTCGCCGGTGCGCCGCAGGTCGTCGACGTGCACGAACAGAACAATCAGGTGACGCTCCGCTCTGTCACCTCGCGTCTCGCCGCCCACCCCGGCGATTCGATGGGCGGCCCCGTCGAATTGCCCGCCGTCTGGGCGTGGCAGGCCGACGACCGAATGCCGAGCGTCCCCGGTCCCGTCATCCGGACGGTCGAGGGCGAGGACATCGAGGTGACACTGGACAACACCGACGCGATACACCCCCACACCCTCCACTTCCACGGCGTCCGGAAGACCTGGGAGAACGACGGCGTTCCGACGACGACGGGCATCACCGTCGCGCCCGGCGAGAAACACACCTATGAGATTCCCGCGAACGTGCCCGGAACGCACCTGTATCACTGCCACTACCAGACCCACCGGCACATCGACATGGGGATGTACGGCGTCTTCCGTGTCGACCCAGAGGGCTACGAGCGGGCCGATCAGGAGCTGTTCATGACGCTGAAGGACTGGGACTCCCGGCTCAACCGCCAGATAGCCGGCGAGGACGTCTCCTATAGCCCGCGTGACCGCTCCCCGGACGTGTTCACCATCAACGGCCGGTCGGCGCCACGGACGCTGCACCCCGAGGATGGCTCGCCGGTCATCGTCTCGCAGGGTGACACCGTCCGACTGCACCTCGCCAACAACGGCTACATGAGCCACCCGATTCACACGCACAACCACCGGTTCCGGCTCGTCCAGAAGGACGGCTCCGACGTGCCCGAAGCCGCCCAGTACGAACAGGACATCGTCAACGTCGCTCCCGCAGAACGGAAGACAATCGAGTTCGAGGCCGACGCAGACCCCGGCATCTACCTCATCCACTGCCACAAGGTCAGCCACGCGATGAACGGTGACAGCTACCCAGGTGGGATGGTCGGCGCTATCGTCTACGAGGAGGCGATGGACACCGACCTCTTCGCCCAGTTGATGGACTACGCCGGCTACGAAGGCTGA
- a CDS encoding alpha/beta fold hydrolase codes for MTDRVSTTPGDTPVETVPDDYAREKRWLRLETGRDAGKRLFFRDEVHGGESPEHTVVFVHGNPENSYTWRRTIAELDRTADVPYRLVAPDHVGFGLSDTADYEMVCQDHADNLGELIEFLDLDDVTLVVHDWGGPIGIGAFLREPDRVSNLVVTNSTVFPLPFVGRTFDDYPMPYLNWYRQPLLVPDSLWGSLASYAIFRTPTGPPRLLGGQLLHTARTQLGDFPEPAEARRVFFEQFEHRGNVRSSKRLVRQTRHWGHGNTFEDPELGTRNTRPFYEFIHERIGEAWGEEVDARMVIGRWDPTAKPAVVDQWVDALPQLEGNVDAYPDRGHFIEEREPEAIASAIADVGGLRR; via the coding sequence ATGACCGACCGTGTTTCGACGACACCGGGTGATACGCCGGTCGAAACCGTTCCCGACGACTACGCTCGCGAGAAACGCTGGCTCCGCCTCGAAACGGGACGCGATGCGGGCAAGCGACTCTTCTTCCGCGACGAGGTTCACGGCGGTGAGAGTCCCGAACACACGGTCGTTTTCGTTCACGGCAACCCCGAGAACTCCTATACGTGGCGGCGAACGATTGCCGAACTCGACCGAACGGCGGACGTGCCGTACCGACTCGTCGCCCCCGACCACGTCGGCTTCGGGCTGTCCGATACAGCGGACTACGAAATGGTGTGTCAAGACCACGCCGACAACTTGGGGGAGCTCATCGAATTCCTCGACCTCGATGACGTGACGCTCGTCGTCCACGACTGGGGCGGTCCCATCGGCATCGGCGCATTCCTCCGAGAACCGGATCGGGTTTCGAACCTCGTCGTGACCAACTCGACGGTGTTCCCGTTGCCGTTCGTCGGTCGAACGTTCGACGACTATCCGATGCCGTATCTCAACTGGTACCGGCAACCCCTTTTGGTTCCAGACTCGCTGTGGGGCTCGCTGGCTTCCTATGCGATTTTCCGGACGCCGACGGGCCCGCCCCGACTGCTCGGTGGCCAACTCCTTCACACCGCGCGGACCCAACTGGGGGACTTCCCCGAACCGGCGGAGGCCCGCCGCGTCTTCTTCGAACAGTTCGAACATCGGGGAAACGTCCGCTCCTCGAAGCGTCTCGTCCGTCAGACCCGCCACTGGGGACACGGCAACACGTTCGAGGACCCCGAGTTGGGGACGCGCAACACGCGACCGTTCTACGAGTTCATCCACGAGCGCATCGGTGAGGCCTGGGGAGAGGAGGTCGATGCCCGAATGGTCATCGGTCGCTGGGACCCGACCGCGAAACCGGCGGTCGTCGACCAGTGGGTCGACGCCTTACCGCAACTCGAAGGGAACGTCGACGCGTATCCCGACCGCGGGCACTTCATCGAGGAGCGAGAACCCGAAGCCATCGCAAGCGCTATCGCGGATGTCGGCGGACTACGGAGGTAA
- a CDS encoding glutathione S-transferase N-terminal domain-containing protein: MADIELYDLNGCPYCAKVRRALDDLNLSYETHSVAGRRRNRDEVYEVSGQYGVPVLVDNSNGIEGMAESDDIVAYLYREYGDANQQPPEGGLVSRLLSRLT; encoded by the coding sequence ATGGCCGACATCGAGCTGTACGATTTGAACGGGTGTCCCTACTGTGCGAAGGTACGCCGAGCCCTAGATGACCTGAATTTGTCGTACGAGACCCACTCCGTCGCCGGGCGACGGCGGAATCGCGACGAGGTGTACGAAGTCAGCGGCCAGTACGGCGTGCCCGTGTTGGTCGACAACTCGAACGGTATCGAGGGGATGGCCGAAAGCGACGACATCGTCGCGTACCTCTATCGCGAGTACGGCGACGCCAACCAGCAGCCACCCGAGGGCGGACTGGTGTCGCGGCTGCTGTCGCGGCTCACCTGA
- a CDS encoding ABC transporter substrate-binding protein, which produces MANDSWRDAAPTRRDTIKYGGAALGGGLLAGCTDNVGYSGADTEGKYSVTMAPVGSVEFEEAPERVVHYFPDYGDMAVALGHGDSILSMGLPSRYHTTHYEELNGVSVDAESLTRLSDNGIDRELFYELDGDLHLIDPEWLINNSAFKLEESDIEEVGNTVAPFIGNTIFRRTDEWHDYRYYTLYEAFEKVAKIYQEQERFTQLKQFHDDVLADVQADLPSADDRPNALLTFAAANEPEAFYPYRVSDQGTNKKQFRDLGITDALADTGIEGLSTTERGQIDYETMLEVDPDSILIRGHENKSRAEFEDTVLAFMKDHETASELTAVQNDMVFRGGPIYSGPLHHLFLLERYATGYFPEAYSGELFDRGELAAIVTGEE; this is translated from the coding sequence ATGGCGAACGATTCGTGGCGCGACGCGGCACCGACACGGAGAGACACCATCAAGTACGGCGGGGCGGCACTCGGCGGTGGACTTCTCGCGGGGTGTACCGACAACGTCGGCTACTCCGGTGCGGACACCGAGGGGAAGTACTCGGTGACGATGGCGCCGGTGGGGTCCGTCGAATTCGAGGAAGCCCCGGAGCGTGTCGTCCACTACTTCCCCGACTACGGCGACATGGCCGTCGCGTTGGGCCACGGCGACTCGATTCTCTCGATGGGGCTGCCTTCGCGGTACCACACCACCCACTACGAGGAACTCAACGGTGTCAGCGTCGACGCGGAGTCGCTGACGCGACTGAGCGACAACGGCATCGACAGAGAACTCTTCTACGAACTGGACGGGGACCTCCATCTCATCGACCCCGAGTGGCTCATCAACAACAGCGCGTTCAAACTCGAAGAAAGCGACATCGAGGAGGTCGGCAACACCGTCGCGCCGTTCATCGGGAACACGATTTTCCGCCGGACCGACGAGTGGCACGACTACCGGTATTACACGCTGTACGAGGCCTTCGAAAAGGTCGCCAAGATTTACCAAGAGCAGGAGCGGTTTACCCAACTCAAGCAGTTCCACGACGACGTTCTCGCCGACGTTCAGGCCGACCTCCCGTCGGCCGACGACCGGCCGAACGCACTGTTGACCTTCGCCGCCGCAAACGAGCCCGAGGCCTTCTACCCCTACCGCGTGAGCGACCAAGGGACGAACAAAAAGCAGTTCCGCGACCTCGGCATCACCGACGCACTCGCCGACACGGGAATCGAGGGGCTTTCGACGACCGAGCGGGGCCAAATCGACTACGAGACGATGCTCGAGGTCGACCCCGACTCCATCCTGATTCGCGGCCACGAGAACAAGAGCCGCGCGGAGTTCGAAGACACCGTCCTCGCGTTCATGAAAGACCACGAGACGGCCTCGGAGTTGACGGCCGTCCAAAACGACATGGTGTTCCGCGGCGGGCCGATTTACTCCGGGCCGCTGCATCACCTGTTCCTCCTCGAACGCTACGCGACGGGGTACTTCCCCGAGGCGTACTCCGGGGAGTTGTTCGACCGTGGGGAACTCGCGGCCATCGTCACCGGTGAGGAGTAG
- a CDS encoding transcriptional regulator, giving the protein MVRDPLSDTDDPDLEMVVGTLDDEDCRNIVRQLDEPRTASELVERCDIPRSTLYRKLDRLTESTLLREGTEIRQDGSHAGRYEVDFTEVIVECDDAREFDIEIERPARRADERLAELWSEVGKEVR; this is encoded by the coding sequence ATGGTTCGGGACCCGCTGTCGGACACCGACGACCCAGACCTCGAAATGGTCGTCGGGACGCTCGACGACGAGGACTGTCGAAACATCGTCCGACAACTCGACGAGCCTCGGACGGCGAGTGAGCTCGTCGAGCGGTGTGACATTCCGCGGTCGACCCTGTATCGGAAACTCGACCGGCTGACGGAGTCGACGCTGCTGCGGGAGGGAACCGAAATACGGCAGGACGGCAGCCACGCCGGTCGCTACGAGGTCGACTTCACCGAGGTTATCGTCGAGTGCGACGACGCCCGGGAGTTCGACATCGAAATCGAGCGGCCGGCCAGACGCGCCGACGAACGGCTGGCCGAACTGTGGTCGGAAGTCGGCAAGGAGGTTCGATAA
- a CDS encoding HEAT repeat domain-containing protein, which yields MGDASDPAPSDDVVDRLERGDVEAATASLDELRAADAEARMEAIRSLQRFAEEAPEAFEPIASALVPFLTDEQRSIRLSTVKLFVAVARTAPEAALGGADALAARLADDEEFYYVRARSAEALGYLALEVPEEVVSPGVLADLRVGLEFDEPEVREKLAKALAHVAVASPSRLRHHVPTLATHLGDDSEEIRYHLATALLAVGCTAPEAVADAVEELSARLDDDSPYVRGRAAEALGLVARADTSAAIPESKLVAMVEADGDGDDEAFATERVRFALAGVEEAGSEDFDEDIGSLTAVRERTDDVLGAMRRSDESACPQCGLELPEGGPPMCPDCGAPR from the coding sequence ATGGGTGACGCATCCGACCCAGCGCCGAGCGACGACGTAGTCGACCGGCTGGAACGCGGCGATGTAGAAGCGGCCACCGCGTCGCTCGATGAACTGCGGGCGGCCGACGCCGAGGCGCGAATGGAGGCGATACGGTCGCTACAGCGGTTCGCCGAGGAGGCCCCGGAGGCGTTCGAGCCGATTGCTTCGGCGCTGGTCCCGTTTCTGACCGACGAACAGCGCTCGATTCGGCTCTCGACGGTCAAACTGTTCGTGGCGGTGGCCCGAACGGCGCCGGAGGCGGCACTCGGGGGCGCCGACGCACTCGCCGCACGACTCGCCGACGACGAGGAGTTCTACTACGTCCGTGCGCGCTCGGCGGAGGCACTCGGCTATCTCGCGCTCGAAGTGCCCGAAGAAGTCGTCTCGCCCGGGGTACTCGCGGACCTCCGAGTCGGACTGGAGTTCGACGAACCCGAGGTACGCGAAAAACTGGCGAAGGCGTTGGCCCACGTGGCGGTGGCGAGTCCCAGTCGACTCCGACACCACGTTCCGACGCTCGCGACCCACCTCGGTGACGACAGCGAGGAAATCCGCTATCACCTCGCGACGGCACTACTCGCGGTCGGCTGTACGGCGCCCGAGGCTGTCGCCGACGCAGTCGAGGAACTCTCCGCGCGGTTGGACGACGACTCCCCGTACGTCCGCGGGCGGGCGGCCGAAGCGTTGGGACTCGTGGCTCGGGCCGACACGTCGGCAGCGATACCCGAATCGAAACTGGTTGCCATGGTCGAGGCCGATGGCGATGGCGACGACGAGGCGTTCGCGACCGAGCGTGTGCGGTTCGCACTCGCCGGTGTCGAGGAGGCGGGGTCGGAGGATTTCGACGAGGACATCGGTTCGCTGACAGCGGTTCGTGAACGCACGGACGACGTACTCGGAGCGATGCGAAGAAGCGACGAGTCGGCGTGTCCGCAGTGTGGCCTCGAACTTCCCGAGGGCGGCCCGCCGATGTGTCCCGACTGCGGTGCGCCACGCTGA
- a CDS encoding peptidylprolyl isomerase — protein MSDNPTVTLGTNHGDITIELFEERAPRTVENFLNLAEHDPAADDEPAPETTTWEDPETGEIRGDSLYEGTVFHRIIADFMIQGGDPTGTGRGGPGYEFDDEFHPELRHDGAGILSMANSGPNTNGSQFFITLDAQPHLDDKHAVFGEVVDGMDVVKEIGNVPTGRNDKPHDDVEIESVDIER, from the coding sequence ATGAGCGACAACCCGACTGTCACCCTGGGAACCAACCACGGCGACATCACCATCGAACTGTTCGAAGAGCGCGCACCCCGAACCGTCGAGAACTTCCTCAACCTCGCGGAACACGACCCCGCGGCCGACGACGAGCCGGCCCCCGAGACGACCACGTGGGAAGACCCCGAGACCGGCGAAATTCGCGGAGACTCCCTGTATGAAGGGACCGTCTTCCACCGCATCATCGCGGACTTCATGATTCAGGGCGGCGACCCCACGGGCACCGGCCGCGGCGGCCCCGGCTACGAGTTCGACGACGAGTTCCACCCCGAACTCCGCCACGACGGCGCCGGTATCCTCTCGATGGCCAACTCCGGTCCCAACACCAACGGCAGTCAGTTCTTCATCACGCTGGACGCCCAGCCGCATCTCGACGACAAACACGCCGTCTTCGGCGAAGTCGTCGACGGAATGGACGTGGTCAAAGAAATCGGCAACGTCCCGACGGGCCGCAACGACAAGCCCCACGACGACGTCGAAATCGAGTCGGTCGACATCGAACGGTAG
- a CDS encoding CHY zinc finger protein yields the protein MKVHGHEVRGVGVDSETRCAHYGTERDVVAMKFGCCETYYPCFRCHAETTDHDAEPWPLERRDEPSVLCGACGAELAAQEYMGVDSCPECGTRFNPACADHYHLYFEGVEETPDRR from the coding sequence GTGAAGGTTCACGGCCACGAGGTCCGCGGCGTCGGCGTCGACAGCGAGACGCGGTGTGCCCACTACGGCACCGAGCGCGACGTCGTGGCGATGAAATTCGGCTGCTGTGAGACGTACTACCCCTGTTTCCGCTGTCACGCCGAGACGACCGACCATGACGCCGAGCCGTGGCCGCTCGAACGCCGTGACGAACCGTCCGTGCTGTGTGGCGCCTGCGGCGCCGAACTCGCCGCCCAAGAGTACATGGGCGTCGACTCCTGTCCGGAGTGTGGCACGCGGTTCAACCCGGCCTGCGCCGACCACTACCACCTCTACTTCGAGGGCGTCGAGGAGACGCCCGACCGGCGGTAG
- a CDS encoding GAF domain-containing protein, with the protein MHKTGDTIHILHVDDDTRLTELVSRFLQKEDDRFDVQTAANAAEGLERLEDGEFDCIISDYDMPGQNGIDFLRTVREEYSNLPFVLYTGKGSEEVASEAIRAGVTDYLQKDTGTDQYTLLSNRVRNAVESYRANQQAEAVQRVNTVVRNIDGVLVRATTRSEVDDNVCEILSDAEPYQFAWIGEYDPESRTVVPRSSAGIEADYLEAVEITTDRSPTGRGPTGQAVQTGEIAVMQNIPGDPAYEPWREAALERGYRSSAAVPLVHEGTMYGVLNVYADRTFAFDERERQLLSSVGGTIAHALHRIELQQEYTDQYRTLFEEAPVMVVFTRAVDGEPIIEDCNRAFAERLGYSREELRGTPLSDHYTETSTGELLERDGYERALTGEFLREQRTLVTREGREILTVLRATPRRDRDGEIIGTHALYLDITDEQQVRELRRQNDRLEEFASVLSHDLRNPLSVAKGRLELAAEECDSEDLEHVRKAHDRMEALIEDLLTLAREGAAVTDREPVEVSSLVERCWSNVETADATLRTEADRTVLADESRLKQVFENLIHNAVEHGGEDVTVTFGELDDGIYVEDDGSGIPADDHDDVFETGYSTREEGTGFGLSIVEGIVEAHDWAIEVTDGADGGARFEITGIDFADR; encoded by the coding sequence ATGCACAAGACGGGTGATACGATTCACATCCTGCACGTCGATGACGATACCCGTCTCACGGAACTCGTTTCACGATTTCTCCAGAAGGAAGACGACCGATTCGATGTCCAAACGGCAGCCAACGCGGCGGAGGGATTGGAACGGCTCGAGGACGGGGAGTTCGATTGTATCATCTCGGACTACGACATGCCCGGACAGAACGGTATCGACTTCCTCAGGACGGTTCGCGAGGAGTACTCGAACCTCCCGTTCGTTCTGTACACGGGGAAAGGCTCCGAGGAGGTCGCAAGCGAGGCGATTCGCGCCGGGGTGACCGATTACCTCCAGAAGGACACCGGCACCGACCAGTACACGTTGCTGTCGAATCGAGTCCGAAACGCGGTCGAAAGCTACCGGGCAAACCAGCAAGCAGAGGCAGTACAACGAGTCAATACGGTCGTTCGGAACATCGACGGCGTTCTCGTCCGTGCGACGACCCGAAGCGAGGTCGACGACAACGTCTGTGAGATTCTCAGCGATGCGGAGCCGTATCAGTTCGCCTGGATAGGCGAGTACGACCCCGAATCCCGAACCGTCGTGCCACGGAGTTCCGCCGGCATCGAGGCCGATTATCTCGAAGCGGTCGAGATAACTACCGACCGGAGTCCAACGGGGCGTGGCCCCACCGGACAGGCGGTCCAAACCGGCGAGATTGCGGTGATGCAGAACATCCCCGGCGACCCCGCATACGAGCCGTGGCGGGAGGCAGCCCTCGAACGTGGATACCGGTCCAGTGCCGCCGTCCCGCTCGTCCACGAGGGAACGATGTACGGAGTTTTGAACGTCTATGCAGACCGCACGTTCGCGTTCGACGAACGCGAACGGCAGTTGCTCTCGAGCGTCGGCGGAACGATAGCCCACGCCCTCCATCGAATCGAACTCCAGCAGGAGTACACCGACCAGTATCGGACGCTCTTCGAGGAGGCCCCGGTGATGGTGGTGTTCACGAGAGCCGTCGATGGAGAGCCGATTATCGAGGACTGCAACCGGGCGTTCGCAGAACGGCTCGGATACTCCCGTGAGGAACTCCGCGGGACGCCGCTGTCCGACCACTACACCGAAACGTCGACGGGAGAACTGCTCGAGCGCGACGGCTACGAGCGCGCGTTGACCGGCGAGTTCCTCCGCGAACAACGGACGTTGGTGACTCGTGAGGGACGAGAAATACTCACCGTTCTCCGAGCGACACCCCGGCGAGACCGGGACGGCGAAATTATCGGAACGCACGCGCTGTATCTCGATATCACGGACGAACAACAGGTGCGGGAGCTCCGACGACAGAACGACCGACTGGAGGAGTTCGCCAGCGTCCTGTCCCACGACCTCCGGAACCCACTCAGCGTCGCCAAGGGGCGGTTAGAACTCGCTGCAGAGGAGTGTGATAGCGAAGACCTCGAACACGTCCGGAAGGCACACGACCGAATGGAAGCGTTAATCGAAGACCTCCTCACGCTGGCCCGGGAGGGCGCGGCCGTGACGGACCGGGAACCTGTCGAGGTATCGTCGCTGGTCGAGCGGTGTTGGTCGAACGTCGAAACCGCAGACGCTACCCTACGCACGGAAGCCGACCGGACGGTGCTGGCCGACGAGAGTCGCCTCAAGCAGGTGTTCGAGAACCTCATCCACAACGCCGTGGAACACGGCGGCGAGGATGTGACGGTGACGTTCGGCGAACTGGACGACGGTATTTACGTCGAGGACGACGGGTCTGGCATCCCGGCCGACGACCACGACGACGTCTTCGAAACCGGCTACTCGACGAGAGAGGAGGGAACCGGCTTCGGGTTGAGTATCGTCGAAGGAATCGTCGAAGCCCACGACTGGGCCATTGAGGTGACCGACGGCGCCGACGGTGGGGCACGATTCGAAATCACCGGTATCGATTTCGCAGACAGATAG
- a CDS encoding SDR family oxidoreductase, which translates to MTTVFLTGFPGFLGSALVERLLDRHDAETTVTCLIQSKYRSQAETKAEEIEAEHDAEGRIELVEGDITDADLGLGEAYDDLQADSVEVYHLAAIYDLTMDREPGRLVNIEGTRHVLDFAEGGNVDRLHYVSSVVVSGTYEGRFTEDMLQEGQQFCNYYETTKHMAEVLVQQRMDEVPTTIYRPAVAVGDSETGETQKYDGPYAFVEMLLDQGDNAVIPAPRGAGNAEFNIVPRDYIVDAIGYLSGIEESEGKVYHLADPDPPTTTELIKTFGDAAGKSRTIVVPYPKGIVKGLLASLSPDSDLLKSGGLEYQTWGASFDCTNAVEDLEGSGIECPSFESYAENLVEFVRENPDIDEGAMN; encoded by the coding sequence ATGACGACGGTATTCCTCACTGGCTTCCCCGGGTTCCTCGGGAGCGCACTCGTCGAACGACTGCTTGACCGGCACGACGCCGAGACGACCGTCACCTGTCTCATTCAGTCGAAGTACCGCTCGCAGGCCGAAACGAAAGCCGAAGAAATCGAGGCCGAACACGACGCCGAGGGGCGCATCGAGTTGGTCGAGGGCGACATCACGGACGCCGACCTCGGGTTGGGCGAGGCCTACGACGACCTCCAGGCCGACAGCGTCGAGGTGTATCACCTCGCGGCCATCTACGACTTAACGATGGACCGCGAACCCGGCCGGCTGGTCAACATCGAGGGGACGCGGCACGTCCTCGATTTCGCCGAAGGTGGGAACGTCGACCGCCTGCACTACGTCAGTTCCGTCGTCGTCTCGGGCACCTACGAAGGGCGGTTCACCGAGGACATGCTACAAGAGGGCCAGCAGTTCTGTAACTACTACGAGACGACAAAACACATGGCCGAGGTGCTCGTCCAACAGCGGATGGACGAGGTTCCGACGACCATCTATCGGCCGGCGGTCGCCGTCGGCGACAGCGAAACCGGCGAGACACAGAAGTACGACGGCCCCTACGCCTTCGTCGAGATGCTGCTCGACCAAGGCGACAACGCCGTGATTCCGGCGCCCCGCGGGGCCGGCAACGCCGAATTCAACATCGTTCCCCGCGACTACATCGTCGATGCCATCGGCTACCTCAGCGGCATCGAGGAATCCGAGGGGAAGGTGTATCATCTCGCGGACCCCGACCCGCCGACGACGACCGAACTCATCAAGACCTTCGGCGACGCCGCCGGCAAGAGTCGAACCATCGTCGTCCCGTATCCGAAGGGCATCGTCAAGGGACTCCTCGCGTCGTTATCGCCCGACAGCGACCTACTCAAAAGTGGCGGGCTGGAGTATCAGACGTGGGGAGCGAGCTTCGATTGTACCAACGCCGTCGAGGACCTCGAAGGGTCGGGTATCGAGTGCCCCTCGTTCGAATCCTACGCCGAGAACCTCGTCGAGTTCGTCCGCGAGAACCCAGATATCGACGAGGGGGCGATGAACTAG
- a CDS encoding NUDIX hydrolase, protein MADEDDLAWETLDSETDYTCPGFDVVRDEVRLPDGTDTEFHYVSEPPSVVVLPFTDDGDVVVIEEWRQAVKRSNYGLPAGGLEDDDTDLLAAAHRELQEETGYEADAIERLATYEPANGLFDSVFHYVVARGCTPTAEQDLDDNESIRVTTTTFPELQERAVTGDLRDGRSALAVLQYAVRVD, encoded by the coding sequence ATGGCAGACGAAGACGACCTCGCGTGGGAGACGCTGGATTCCGAAACCGACTACACCTGCCCCGGCTTCGACGTGGTGCGCGACGAAGTCCGGCTCCCGGACGGCACCGACACCGAGTTTCACTACGTCTCGGAACCGCCGTCGGTCGTCGTGTTGCCGTTCACCGACGACGGCGACGTGGTCGTCATCGAGGAGTGGCGACAGGCCGTCAAACGCAGCAACTACGGCCTGCCAGCAGGCGGCCTTGAAGACGACGACACCGACCTCCTGGCGGCGGCCCACCGCGAACTGCAGGAGGAGACTGGCTACGAGGCCGACGCCATCGAGCGGCTGGCGACGTACGAACCGGCCAACGGCCTGTTCGATTCGGTGTTTCACTACGTCGTCGCCCGCGGGTGTACCCCGACCGCCGAACAGGACCTCGACGACAACGAGTCGATTCGTGTGACGACTACGACCTTCCCGGAACTGCAAGAGCGGGCCGTCACCGGCGACCTCAGAGACGGGCGGTCGGCGCTTGCGGTGTTGCAGTACGCGGTTCGGGTCGACTAG